The Paramisgurnus dabryanus chromosome 6, PD_genome_1.1, whole genome shotgun sequence genome has a window encoding:
- the LOC135744306 gene encoding uncharacterized protein — translation MAEKYPKETTPEKIQSKGNKTSDASSKSSIRTSRSSRSSVGVAAARARAKAEAARARVTFAEREIAIKVDTARLQANLEALHLEKEAAAASAEADILEAAAEYEDEEPYERKSHSSSAQSTEKRVCDYVRDQATYLNEQADLATDQPHDCKSEPDQVTDQNQFTPQTKPNMVHVNDSQYVVLDACSSSLRAPKLQKVKLPRNMKEESIEKPVSNKWQQQCRGVSRYLPQHSETSDMIDLVKFLARRELVSSGLTCFDDRPESYRAWRSSFINTIKDLGLTASEELDLLSKWLGKESSEYVRRLRAVHIGNPDTALKMVWNRLDECYSSPEVIESALFKKLDSFPRISGKDNLKLRELGDLLMELLSAKEDGYLPGLAYLDTARGIRPIVEKLPYSLQEKWISQGSKYKEEFGVTYPPFSFFTQFIYNHAKTRNDPSFAFSSSYRPPYEGLTVKHTNFKTPVLVHKTEISHSTSQDKMPSRDDPAKFCPIHNKPHPLRKCRGFRLKTIDDRKAYLKEQGICFRCCSSSSHFARDCKVILKCDECNSNSHNSALHPSPPSWTPKTQSHSLQHGGEDAGEIPTTQEVSSLCTEVCHGLSTKSCSKICLVNVFPEGHPENAVKMYAMLDDQSNRSLARSRFFDIFNINSIASPYSLKTCAGLIECSGRKANGYRIEAANGGISFALPTLIECDEIPNNRDEIPTPEAALHQPHLKHIASEIPALDPEAHILLLLGRDMLRVHKVRKQINGPNNTPFGQKLDLGWVLVGEVCLGDVHKPSVSSFKTNILENGRPSLFIPCTSHVHIKEKITSNLTALHTAHDFETHWNMNKDNLGQTLFIRSENDNKPALSIEDEVFLKIMEKEAFQDNSNSWVAPLPFRSPRPVLSNNREQALRRLSSLRRTLERKPDMKEQFATFMQKLFDSDHAELAAPLPKGKECWYLPLFGVYHPKKPDQIRVVFDSSAQHEGISLNNVLLTGPDLNNSLIGVLMRFRKECVAVMADIQQMFHCFVVREDHRDYLRFLWYRDNDLNKDIVEYRMKVHVFGNSPSPAVAIYCLRRAAEKGAPQHGPDTRHFVERGFYVDDALISLPTEQEAIDLLKRTQASLSESNLRLHKIVSNSLHVLKAFPTEDHAKEIKDLNLSGTTMPTQRSLGLNWETATDTFTFKVSVNDKPFTRRGVLSIINSLFDPLGLVAPVTIQGRFLLRELSIEEIDWDEPLPQEKRGEWETWRHSLKDLQNLHIPRPYTPNSHSEANHKEICVFSDASTKAIGAVAYLRAVDGDGQISIGFVLGKAKLTPKNQPTIPRLELCAAVLAVEVAELIVQEIDFKPDAITFYCDSKIVLGYIYNETKRFYVYVHNRVQRIRQFSEPKQWRYIPTEHNPADIASRSIHASQLMKSNWFTGPAFLHKPHEDDFIMTDNFALVDPDSDTEIRPIVTACITGMKDKQLTSDRFQRFSSWKSLQRAIASLIHVACSFRSSNESNRCSGWHLCSQAHTVSELLKAKNVIIHSVQKESFSKDIETLSKGGNISSKVPLSKLNPFLDEDGLLRVGGRLKLADVSYPEKNPVILPGKHHISELLIKHYHERVEHQGRIFTEGAIRAAGLWLIGGKRCISSILHACVTCRKLRGKLEMQKMSDLPPERLSVSPPFTYTGLDVFGPWTVVARRTRGGQALSKRWAVLFTCMSTRAVHIEVIMSMDSSSCINALRRFFAIRGPAKQLQSDCGTNFIGACNELEFHKVVQETKVQRYINNEGCTWAFNPPHSSHMGGAWERMIGLARRILDSMLMREGHSNLSDEVLCTLMAEVAAIINSRPLVPVCMDADSPLILTPAMLLTQKAGSPPPAGNFSEKDIYKRQWRQVQSLANQFWCRWKQEYLQTLQVRHKWQGPYPNIQEGDIVLLKDNQVARNEWPMALVTSVFPGQDGKVRKVELKVTKEGSSKTFLRPISEVILLLRK, via the coding sequence ATGGCTGAAAAGTATCCTAAAGAGACCACACCAGAGAAGATACAAAGTAAAGGTAACAAAACATCTGACGCATCCTCTAAAAGTTCCATAAGAACTTCAAGGTCCTCAAGATCTTCAGTTGGTGTTGCAGCAGCACGTGCTAGAGCTAAGGCAGAGGCTGCACGAGCACGTGTTACTTTTGCAGAGAGAGAAATTGCAATTAAGGTGGACACAGCCAGGCTACAAGCTAACTTGGAAGCCCTGCATCTGGAAAAAGAGGCTGCAGCTGCAAGTGCAGAAGCAGATATATTagaagcagcagcagagtaTGAGGATGAGGAGCCATATGAAAGGAAAAGTCACTCTTCATCAgcacaaagcacagaaaaacgtgTTTGCGATTATGTAAGGGACCAAGCTACATATCTCAACGAGCAGGCCGACTTAGCTACAGATCAGCCTCATGATTGCAAATCTGAACCAGACCAAGTAACGGATCAGAACCAGTTTACCCCTCAAACTAAACCAAATATGGTGCATGTGAATGATAGCCAGTATGTCGTACTTGATGCATGTTCTTCATCTCTAAGGGCGCCAAAACTGCAAAAGGTAAAACTCCCGAGAAACATGAAAGAGGAGTCAATAGAAAAACCAGTCAGCAATAAATGGCAGCAACAGTGCAGAGGTGTATCAAGATATTTGCCACAACACTCAGAAACTTCAGACATGATAGACCTTGTGAAATTTCTTGCACGTCGTGAGCTAGTGAGCAGTGGTTTAACATGCTTTGATGATCGCCCTGAAAGTTACAGAGCCTGGAGGTCCTCTTTTATCAACACTATCAAAGACTTGGGTCTTACAGCCAGTGAGGAGCTAGACTTGTTGTCAAAGTGGCTTGGTAAAGAATCTTCAGAATACGTGAGACGTCTCAGAGCAGTTCACATAGGAAACCCAGACACAGCCTTGAAAATGGTCTGGAACAGACTTGATGAATGTTACAGCTCACCTGAAGTAATCGAAAGTGCACTGTTTAAGAAGTTAGACAGTTTTCCCAGGATTTCAGGAAAAGACAACCTCAAACTAAGAGAGCTCGGAGATCTTTTAATGGAGCTGCTCTCAGCCAAAGAAGACGGCTATCTACCAGGTTTAGCCTACTTAGACACTGCTCGAGGTATCAGACCTATTGTTGAAAAACTGCCATATTCCTTACAAGAGAAATGGATTTCTCAAGGCTCAAAGTACAAAGAAGAATTTGGTGTCACTTACCCTCCTTTCTCGTTCTTTACTCAGTTCATTTACAATCATGCTAAAACACGTAACGATCCAAGCTTTGCCTTTTCCAGTAGTTACCGCCCTCCGTATGAAGGACTCACTGTGAAACACACTAACTTCAAAACACCAGTGTTGGTACACAAGACTGAAATCTCTCATAGTACATCTCAAGATAAAATGCCTTCTAGAGACGATCCAGCTAAATTCTGTCCAATCCACAACAAACCCCACCCTTTAAGGAAATGTCGAGGCTTCAGATTGAAAACAATCGACGACCGAAAAGCATATCTAAAAGAGCAAGGGATCTGCTTCAGGTGCTGCTCATCATCATCACACTTCGCTCGTGATTGCAAAGTCATTCTAAAGTGTGATGAATGCAACAGTAACAGTCACAACTCAGCTCTGCATCCTAGTCCACCCTCATGGACACCAAAAACCCAAAGTCATTCATTACAGCATGGCGGGGAGGATGCAGGAGAAATTCCAACAACACAAGAAGTGAGCTCCCTTTGCACTGAAGTTTGTCACGGCCTTTCCACAAAATCTTGTTCCAAGATCTGTCTCGTCAATGTGTTTCCTGAAGGTCATCCTGAGAATGCGGTAAAGATGTATGCTATGCTCGACGATCAGAGCAACAGATCTCTGGCCAGATCAAGATTTTTCGACATATTCAACATCAATAGCATAGCATCGCCTTACAGCTTAAAGACATGTGCAGGGTTGATTGAGTGTTCAGGAAGAAAAGCAAATGGCTATCGGATTGAAGCAGCAAACGGTGGAATTAGTTTTGCTCTTCCAACACTAATTGAATGTGATGAAATACCCAACAACCGCGACGAAATTCCGACACCCGAAGCCGCTCTCCATCAACCTCACCTCAAGCATATTGCATCTGAAATCCCAGCTCTGGATCCTGAAGCCCACATCCTCCTACTGCTCGGACGAGACATGCTCAGAGTTCACAAAGTGAGGAAACAAATTAATGGGCCAAACAACACACCATTTGGTCAAAAACTGGACCTAGGATGGGTTTTGGTTGGGGAAGTATGCTTAGGAGATGTGCACAAGCCCAGTGTTTCCAGTTTCAAGACAAACATCCTAGAAAATGGAAGACCCTCACTGTTTATTCCTTGTACAAGTCACGTACACATTAAAGAAAAGATCACCAGCAACTTAACAGCTCTGCATACAGCTCATGACTTTGAAACCCACTGGAACATGAACAAAGACAATCTTGGCCAGACTCTATTTATAAGATCAGAGAATGACAATAAGCCTGCACTCTCCATCGAGGATGAAGTCTTTCTAAAGATTATGGAGAAAGAAGCTTTCCAAGATAATTCCAACAGTTGGGTGGCACCTCTCCCCTTTAGGTCTCCACGGCCAGTTCTTTCAAACAACAGAGAACAAGCTTTAAGACGCCTCTCTTCCTTGCGACGTACACTAGAGAGGAAGCCAGATATGAAAGAACAGTTTGCAACCTTCATGCAAAAACTATTCGACAGTGACCATGCAGAACTTGCAGCTCCACTACCAAAGGGAAAAGAATGCTGGTACTTACCACTATTCGGAGTCTATCATCCCAAAAAACCTGATCAGATCAGGGTAGTATTTGACTCCAGCGCACAGCATGAAGGCATCTCTCTCAATAATGTACTCCTCACCGGACCAGACCTTAATAACAGCCTCATTGGTGTCTTGATGCGCTTCAGGAAAGAGTGTGTAGCGGTGATGGCAGACATACAACAAATGTTTCACTGTTTTGTTGTGAGAGAAGATCACAGAGACTACCTACGCTTCCTATGGTACCGCGATAATGACCTTAACAAGGACATTGTTGAATACAGGATGAAAGTCCACGTGTTTGGCAACAGCCCTTCCCCGGCAGTAGCAATTTACTGCCTAAGACGAGCAGCAGAGAAGGGTGCGCCGCAACACGGTCCTGACACCAGACACTTTGTGGAACGTGGATTCTATGTGGATGATGCATTAATTTCCTTGCCAACTGAACAGGAAGCGATAGACCTACTGAAGAGGACACAAGCATCCCTCTCTGAATCAAACTTGCGGCTGCACAAAATTGTATCCAACAGTCTTCATGTACTCAAAGCATTCCCAACCGAAGATCATGCAAAAGAAATCAAAGACCTCAATCTCAGTGGAACAACTATGCCTACACAACGCAGCCTTGGTCTGAATTGGGAAACTGCGACTGACACATTTACCTTTAAAGTATCAGTCAATGACAAACCATTCACACGCCGTGGTGTCCTATCCATAATCAACAGTCTCTTCGATCCTCTCGGTCTTGTGGCTCCTGTCACTATACAGGGGAGGTTTTTACTCAGAGAGCTATCCATTGAAGAAATAGACTGGGATGAACCACTGCCACAAGAGAAACGTGGTGAGTGGGAAACATGGAGACATTCATTGAAAGACTTGCAAAATCTTCACATTCCTCGtccttacacacccaactctcATTCAGAAGCAAATCACAAAGAAatctgtgttttctctgatgCGTCGACAAAAGCCATCGGAGCCGTAGCCTATCTCAGGGCAGTAGATGGAGATGGACAGATCAGCATTGGCTTTGTCTTAGGGAAAGCAAAATTGACACCAAAAAACCAGCCTACCATACCCCGATTAGAGCTTTGTGCTGCAGTCTTAGCAGTGGAGGTAGCAGAACTCATTGTTCAAGAGATTGACTTCAAACCGGATGCTATTACCTTCTACTGTGATAGCAAAATTGTACTCGGCTATATCTATAACGAAACTAAACGTTTCTACGTGTATGTCCACAACAGAGTACAGAGAATCAGACAATTTTCAGAACCAAAGCAGTGGCGATACATACCCACAGAGCACAATCCTGCTGACATTGCTTCCAGGTCCATCCATGCATCTCAACTCATGAAATCTAACTGGTTTACAGGTCCGGCATTCTTGCATAAGCCACATGAAGATGACTTCATTATGACAGACAATTTTGCGCTTGTGGACCCAGATTCAGATACAGAAATCAGGCCAATTGTGACAGCTTGTATCACAGGAATGAAGGATAAACAACTCACCTCGGACAGATTTCAGAGATTCTCCTCTTGGAAATCATTACAAAGAGCCATTGCATCGCTCATCCATGTAGCTTGCTCTTTTAGATCTTCCAATGAATCCAACAGATGCAGCGGTTGGCACCTTTGTTCACAAGCACACACTGTAAGTGAGCTGTTAAAAGCCAAGAATGTGATAATCCACTCCGTGCAAAAGGAGTCGTTCAGCAAGGACATAGAAACACTCTCTAAGGGAGGAAACATAAGCAGCAAAGTTCCACTCTCAAAGCTGAATCCTTTCTTAGATGAAGATGGCCTACTCCGGGTCGGAGGCAGATTAAAACTTGCAGATGTAAGCTACCCTGAAAAAAACCCAGTCATCTTACCTGGCAAGCATCACATTTCTGAGTTACTCATAAAGCACTACCATGAACGTGTGGAGCACCAAGGCCGCATATTCACAGAGGGGGCTATTCGTGCCGCTGGTTTATGGCTTATTGGAGGCAAGAGATGTATAAGCAGTATTCTTCATGCATGTGTAACTTGCCGTAAACTTCGTGGTAAACTAGAAATGCAGAAAATGTCAGACTTGCCACCAGAACGACTTAGTGTGTCACCACCCTTTACTTACACTGGCTTAGATGTCTTTGGCCCTTGGACAGTGGTAGCTCGCCGCACAAGAGGAGGTCAAGCTCTCAGTAAACGCTGGGCAGTACTTTTTACCTGCATGAGCACCCGTGCGGTTCACATTGAAGTCATTATGTCTATGGACTCTTCAAGTTGTATTAATGCACTTCGCAGGTTTTTCGCGATCCGTGGCCctgcaaaacaactgcaatcTGACTGTGGAACCAACTTCATTGGTGCTTGCAACGAGCTTGAATTCCACAAAGTAGTTCAAGAAACAAAAGTGCAAAGATACATCAATAACGAAGGATGCACATGGGCTTTCAACCCACCACACTCCTCCCATATGGGAGGCGCATGGGAGAGAATGATTGGTCTGGCCCGTAGAATTCTTGACTCAATGCTGATGCGGGAAGGACACTCTAACCTCTCTGATGAAGTGCTTTGTACACTTATGGCGGAAGTGGCAGCCATTATCAACAGTAGACCTCTAGTACCTGTTTGTATGGATGCAGACTCACCCTTGATACTTACCCCAGCGATGCTCTTAACACAAAAAGCAGGTTCTCCGCCTCCGGCAGGAAACTTCTCCGAAAAGGACATCTACAAACGCCAATGGCGGCAAGTACAGAGCCTAGCCAACCAATTCTGGTGTCGCTGGAAACAGGAATATCTGCAAACACTGCAAGTTCGTCACAAATGGCAGGGTCCATACCCAAACATCCAGGAAGGTGACATAGTACTACTAAAGGACAATCAAGTAGCTCGAAATGAATGGCCTATGGCACTTGTCACAAGTGTTTTCCCTGGTCAAGATGGAAAGGTTCGAAAGGTTGAACTTAAAGTGACTAAAGAAGGGTCCAGCAAAACTTTCTTGAGGCCTATATCTGAAGTCATTCTCCTGCTCAGAAAATAA